The nucleotide sequence ATCCACGCCAGCCACCTGCGGCTCGGGCCGTGGGACGGTTCAGCAGGCGCCCGACCACACGCCTGGTGTTGGCCCGCAGGCGGCCACGCGCCGGCTGTCTCCCGCAAGGGACGCGGGGCCCGCGACAGATGCTGCTGAACCGTCGCCTTCGCCTGCCTCATCAAACTGCGCAGGTGCGTCGCTGCATGGAGAAGCGGCGGGTGCGCTGGACCCTGTGGCGGGATCTTCTATGGACGGGACGACTACTCCTTCAGTTGTGCCACCTCGTTCCACACGTGTGGGCACACGGTTACAAACAGGAAAATTGCAGCCTTGAATTACAAAAGAATTTTGAAGTTTGGATTAGCTTGTTCTACAGGAGAACCACAGTCTGTTGAAGAGGCATTGGGGGATGCTAAGTGGCacaaggccatggaggaggaatacATGGCTTTGAAGAAAAACAAGACTTGGCATCTCGTTCCACGTGGTCAAGGTAAAAATTTGATAGATTGCAAATGGGTTTATAAAATAAAAAAGAAGGCAGATGGATCTATTGATCGCTATAAAGCTAGGTTAGTAGCAAAGGGTTTTAAACAGAGGTATGGTATTGACTATGAGGATACTTTTAGCCCAGTTGTTAAAGCTGCTACTATCAGATTGGTTTTGTCTATTGCTGTATCTAGGAGATGGAGCCTAAGGCAATTGGACGTACAGAATGCATTTTTACACggcgttctggaagaggaggtttacatgaaACAACCACCTGGGTTTGAAAACAAAGATGCACCTTTCcatgtgtgcaaacttgataaGGTTttgtatggtctgaagcaggccccAAGAGCCTGGTATTCTCGTCTGAGCATGAAATTGCAAAGGATTAGTTTTGTTCCTTGCAAGTCTGACACTTCATTGTTTATTTTCAATAAATCCAATATAACAATGTACatgctcatatatgttgatgatattattgttactAGTTCATCTGATGAAGCAGTAACGGCACTCCTAAAGGACCTTGGCTCAAAATTTGCTTTGAAGGACCTAGGAGACCTGAATTTCTTCTTGGGCATTGAAGTCACGAAAAACAAAGATGGTATAGTCTTATCTCAAGAAAAGTATGCAACTGATCTTTTGAAAAGAGTTAGGATGCAGAACCGCAAGCCTTCACCAACTCCATTATCTAACTCAGAAAAGTTATCCCTGCATGAAGGTGAGCCCCTAAGTTTGGAAGATAGCACTCAGTACAGAAGCATGATTGGTGCACTTCAATACCTCACCGTTACTAGACCAGATTTATGCTTTGCTGTGAACAAAGTCTGTCAGTTTCTGCATGCACCTACCACCTTGCATTGGACTGCTGCTAAACGTATTCTGAGATATGTAAAATATACAGTTAATGTTGGACTAACATTCAGCAGGTCTCAGTCCACTCTTGTCAGTGCATTCACTAACGCTGACTGGGCTGGAAGTATAGACGACAAGAGGTCCACAGGTGGCTTTCCCATATTCTTTGGTCCCAACCTGATATCATGGTGTGCTAAGAAAAAAGCAACTGTCTCTAGGTCTAGTAcagaggctgagtataaggctctGGCAAATGCTACTGCAGAAATTATCTGGCTTCAGTCAATGCTGAAGGAACTTAGGGTAATACAGGTGCAAGCTCcttgtttatggtgtgataatcttggtgctacTTATCTCTCTGCCAATCCAGTTTTTCATGCCAGAACAAAGCTTATTGAGATAGACTTCCACTTTGTAAGAGAACGTGTTGCTAACAAACAGTTGGATGTTCGTTTTATTCATTCTAGAGATCAGATTGCAGATGGCTTCACCAAGGCATTGCCCACACAAAGCTTTGAGAAATTCAGGCGTAATCTCAACTTGGTCAAGTTGTGATTAAGGGGGTGTGTTGAAATATATCTCATGTGGCCCTAGGCGCATATATTGTTAGTTGGAGTTCTGGTTAAACTAGAGATAGATTAGTATCTACTTAAACTACTTTCTCTCTATCTCCTAATCCCTTGTACTCCAAGTCATGTATGCGATCATGGGATATGCTCCATCTCTATCAATAAATACCACGCGGCCCTCTCACGAGAGGGTAGAACGCTTCCCATCGTTTTCTACATGCTTGCCATGAAAATTCAAGGATAATTGAAGTCTAGATAGACGATAGATGTATCCGTGCAACGCATAAACAAGGTGATGGTCTCAGTCGATCGGCCATGCAATGAATAAGCAAGGTGATGGTCTCAGTCGGCCGTCGGCCCTCAGCTCGGCGCCCTGGTACGATCACTCGTCTCTGCCGTCCAGCGCGGCCGCGCCTTGCCTATAGCGCCTGTCGTAGAACCATGCGTACACGCCCAGCTGGATGGCCGCGGACCCAATGCCAACCCAGTTGGGAAACTGGGCGTAGTCACATAAGAAACAAAGGAACAACGATTAGTCCCATGTGTTTAAGATTGCCATAATTATCAAGATGGTATATATAGTAGCCAGCATCCGGCAACATGAATGTATATACTAACAAATTAAGCAAACGCGCACACAATTATTGGTTTGGAGCTAGGTGATCAGTCGTTCGTTCATTACCCCCATGTACAAGTCCTGGATGATGCCGGTGTAGATGGTCCAGAAGATCCCGTTGGCGAGTGCGGCCAGCATCACCCTCAGCACCATAACCTCCAGCACATTGTTGTCACAGATCGCTGCCCACTGAAACGAGTATGCATGGAGCGGTGTTAATTCCATCGCTAGCTAGCTCATTGTAAGAATCAGACCAAGCACGTCTAATGATCGATCGATGTTTACATACCAGCTGTCTTGCACTCCCCAAATACATGATGCAGCCAGTGACAATGCCGACCCTGCCCAAGACCGTCTTCCTCTCGGCATTGGTGGGAAAGGTCTGGAAGATGATACCGGCGGCGGAGGCGACGATGAGCAACAGTAACAGGACAGTGCATGAGATGGTGAAGCGGTCGATAGACGCGCGGATGAACACGTAGAGGTAGTAGAGCTGGAAACAGACGCCGACGCCGTTGATGAGGATCACCAGCCAGGCATCCTTGTCTGTGACGAAGCCATACAGCAGCCAGACCAGGCAGTTGAGCAGCACCGCCAGGTACAGGTCCGCCTTCTGCTGGCCGATATCTCCTGCCTCCTTGATCGCCTGAATGGTGTTGCTGGAGATCGAGCATACACGTACACAAGCAAGTGATCATCAGTTCCAAAACAAGCTACAGTTAACTAGGgaccggccggatttgcttttctGTGCTTACAATGGTGAGTAGAAGAGGAAGCCCGTAGCCAAAGATCCGAGGAATAAGAACACCCAGCCAACCACTCTGGTAATGGTATCCCCTCCCCCGTCGGTCTCCATGGCCTGCAGTTTCAAGTTAACACAGATTCTATTAATTTCCTGAGACCTTTCTTCCGTTGTTCAGAGATACCACAGAATAAAAGAGAGTGTAGACTGTAGACGCGAGAAAAACAAGAAGACGATTGAGAAGAGGaaacacagatgatctttcttggcCAAATATAAGGGCTCGATTCAGTATTCACAGTCACAGCCAAACGACCTTGCCCAAAGAACAGCAAGCATACTCGCCGCACGGTTAGCAAAGACAAGTGCAAGAGAAGATCAATCAGAATTCAGAAGCCTAGCCACGGATCCAAGGGAAAAGAAAACCTTGCAGCCACTGCGCACAGCCGACAACACACAACACACATCTCTTCTCTTCTACGAAAGGCATCGATGAGGTAAAACCAGAGATCCCCTTTCTGTGTGTGTGCAACGATGAAGACCAGAAAAAGATTGAATGCTCGAGAAAAACAAGAAGAGGATCAACAAGAGGAAACGCAGATGATCCAACAAGAGAGGACAGGAGGCACAAGTTGCAGACACAAAATCGATTGAAGCAAAGGATCTACAGAATCGGCCTCTGAAAGCACCCGTACGAGCCGATCAGCGAAGAACAACGGCAAACAAACTCGCCACACGAGGAAGCGGAGCCCATCTGCGAAGAAGAGCCGCAAGAAACTCAAGAAAAACCTTGTAGGGTcctgcaaacagagcacgtacagATCCGACGACCAAATTAAGGAACCGCGACAAGTGCAAGAAAGCTCTTGCAGCAAGGAAGGAAGAGAAAATCGGCCTCCGATGGGCCAGATCTGGAACAACTGCAAGAACAAGTGCAAAAAGGGGGGAAGAACACGTACGTCGTCTTCCTGCTGCGGCAGGGGAGAAAGAAGGAGGGGGTTTAGGTTGGGGAAGAAGAAATGGAGGGAGGTGGAGGGGTTTGGTCAGGTGAGGGTCACGTACGTACTNNNNNNNNNNNNNNNNNNNNNNNNNNNNNNNNNNNNNNNNNNNNNNNNNNNNNNNNNNNNNNNNNNNNNNNNNNNNNNNNNNNNNNNNNNNNNNNNNNNNNNNNNNNNNNNNNNNNNNNNNNNNNNNNNNNNNNNNNNNNNNNNNNNNNNNNNNNNNNNNNNNNNNNNNNNNNNNNNNNNNNNNNNNNNNNNNNNNNNNNNNNNNNNNNNNNNNNNNNNNNNNNNNNNNNNNNNNNNNNNNNNNNNNNNNNNNNNNNNNNNNNNNNNNNNNNNNNNNNNNNNNNNNNNNNNNNNNNNNNNNNNNNNNNNNNNNNNagagagagagagagagagagagagagagagagagagagagagagagagagagcgtcggTCTACCCACGTACGTAGGGAATCTGCCCGTTTCTCTgttcacttttctttttcttttcaggtgACGGTGATAAAGCACAATGGATCAATCCCATGGGATGGACCCGAATAATCACAGGGCAAGACGTTTAATTAGCTCATTTAACCACCAAGAACTATTGTCTCCAATGCTATACATCCACAAGCGAACCGATATTATCATTTTTCTTGTCACCATAACGTTTATCTCCAAGAAATGATTTCGAATCCCATCGGGAGGGAATTTCTGATTCCTCACAAGGGTGTgcttcttctataaaaatatgtccTGACTGCTAGTGCCTATGGATGTCTTTTTTAGCGCACCACACCGTCACCCCTCTTCCGGCGTATGTGTGTAATCATTGGAGACAAAGCTACAACTCCATCGAATAGATCAGGGCGACCTGAATAAACCTCTCTTCCGTCCTCCTCCACCGGTTATGTTGGCGTGAGAGTGTGGGAATGCCCTGATCTATTCGATGGAGTTGTAGCTTTGTCTAATTTGGTGCATTAAGGTAGAGTTTAGTTGTTTGTTTCTTCGGCACTCGGGGCGCTGGTGGTGGCGCCGAACAATAAAGTCTTCTCTAGCAACGCCTAGCTGACGGTGGTTGTGGTGTCGATCCATCGAATACGGTTTCCTGGGTTCTCTCTTCGCAATGGCTTCATGTTACGATGCAATCTGTGGCGGTGTTTATGGATCGATGGTGTATTTTCCTGCGGTCTGTCTGTGAGGTTATAGGTTGCATGTTTTTGGCGCGCCAATGGTAGGTTCCTTTGTTATTTGGCCCTTTAGCCTCATCTTTGTCACATAGGTGCAGCTCTGGCTTTCTCATGGGCCTGTTACAAATAATAAGGTTTAGCTCTTTCGTCTGTGATGGCTTCTTCTCGCAAAAACTAACACGATCATGGATTTTCAGCTGCACACGGTGACACACCATTGACAAGTTTAGAAGAGCAAAGACAACCGGCCCTAGAGCCATCAAAGTAATTTCATAATTTTCCAGAGTATTTATTTTTCAGAGAGTATTTATACCATCGGTTTGGTTAAGAAATTCAAATTGCAAGTATAACCACGCTTATACAGTGTTGTATTCAAATCTGGGAGGCTTTTACATTGAAGAGGAATCAACGTCTCTGACAACATCTGACCAATCCAACCGATACGAAACGGAATGGAAATTTTGCGTGGTTTGGCTTCACATGGCGGGCCCCAACCGCATGCAGGATGACCTACGATGCTTCGAATGGAGTCAGACCAAACACAGGCGAAAGCAAAAAGCATCGTAGATGAACCTTGTTTTTTTAGAGTTAATACCACTATTAATACATAAACTTACAGTGGTGGGAACAAAATcatacaagaatttaaaaaccccATAAAAGTAGTCCAACAACTTAGAATTCGGTTAAATCTGACGGCGCTTTTTGTTTATACAGTAGTGATGTTTTTTGTTTCACTCTTTATCTTTGGATCCTTATCTAATGACCCAGGATGGAATCCTGGACGCGAGGAGTAAAAATTCAGTTTTTTTTATTGAATTTGTTTCGTACATTTATGTATGAGAAAATTCGGGGGTCAAAATTCTTTCCAATTCGAAAGTCCCAAATGATCCAAAGGAACGAAAAGAGAGGGATCGAACCTTCGGTACCAAAAAAATTGTACAACGGATTAGCAATTCGCCGCTTTAGTCCACTCAACTTGTAGTGGTGGGAACAAAATCACACAAGAATTTAAAAACCCCATAAAAGTAGTCGAACAACTTAGAATTCTGTTAAATCTGACGGCGCACCGTTAATTGCGTGTTACTTCGAGCTGAGAGATTCGAACTTGGGACCTTGTGCCGAACACACAAGCGCGATAACCAGCCCTACCAACCATTTTCTATGTCCGCCTACAGGTAAACGGACCTATTAACTTTGGTGACGAAGATGAAAAAAGAAATCGACTGTAAAAATAGCTGGGTCAGGCCTTCCAACCCGATACCTCAGGTATGCTCTTCCACGGCATTACCAAGAGAACACGAATCTCTTCAGGGTACTTGGGTGGTGTGCTTGATTTTCTTTACTGAAACTGTTATACTCTTTCTGTTTTTAAATATAAATATTTTTAGAGCATATACATTTGGATTTGATAAATtcgacccctcaaacgcccgcaGACGCGTCCAGACACGCCTTAAAAAATGCATTTCAAATCCGGATACCTcaaattagaaacctcaaatccatattattacatgcaacgtgaaacctaatctaagcgcctcaaatccatattattacatgcaacgtgaAACCTAATCTAGGTGGAGGTCGCCCGGTTCCGTTTCCCGCTCGCCCGTATCCGCCGTGGCCATGTCTGGCGGCTGGTTGCGCTCCTCAGAGTGTTGGGCCGGTCGCCGacaaggtagagtagggcatgggacacgagccggctcacgggACTCGAGGCGCCGccatctcccatgccctactcttcctcatcGGAGCCCGAAACCCGAACGATGCCAGTGGACGTCAGGTCGATGACGAATTTGTCCTGGGATGAGCCGCGGACGTCCACCACAACGCGGTTGCGGTGCCCCGACTGATGGGCCATACGGGGCGccggagaatgcgactccgccCCGCCGACGGCCACCGTCGCAAGGGTTGCCACCGTCTCCCGTGCCTGCTGCCTTGCACGGTGGGCACGCTGTGCCATGGACTCGTCAGACGAGGCCCATGGTGCATCACCATGCTCCGCGCGCCAACGGAGGGTTTGCGTGTCCACCAGGGCGTTCGGACGCCAGATGGACCACACAGCCTCCGGCGAGGCAGCTACGGCTGGCCTAGCGCCGGATCCATGCACCATTTGTGCGGACACAATGGATTCCCGATGGAAGGAGTCTGAGCGTTGCCTCGCACAGGCCTCCTCTCGAGAGCGGCGGAGCGCAAGCTCAACGGACATCTCCACCGTGGGGCCGCGTGGGATGAGCTCGGAGTCGACggatctggaggtgaagaattCGGATCCGTTGCCCGCCATGTCGGAGACGGACAGAAGGAGCCGGAGACAAGCTTGGGCATCTGGAGCATCTCGGCAAGCCGGAGACAAGCTTGAGATGCTCTTAGATATTTCAATATTTATCACATACgagtgtatatagacatatttataTACAGATTTAGACTATTCATGGACATATGTAGACACCGTTTTGCTACATGAACATGATATTTGGAGTCTATTATTTTTCACAGCCCTTGTTTTTTGTGCTATATGTTGTTGTATGTTATTTTCACCTCTGTAGTTGTTTTTATCCGTTTCTTTGCCTCTCATTTTGGAATCTCTTTGTACTATGGGCGACACTACGCGTCGGTAGGCTGGTCTTTCTAAAAGATCCGCCACTTCCACAGTCCAGCGGCACGGATCTTTTCTTATCATTGCAACTAAGATATCATTGCAAAATCCTTCTTTGTAACAGACCATATATTGTAAAAACATTTGCAAACATAGTTTTTGTTACCTAGTTATTATTTTTTTATTCTAATTGTTTGCAATATGGGTGTTATTGCGGAACGACTTCTGCATCATAGATGATGTTGCAAGAATTTTTTTTCGTCTTAATTTTTTTGGAACATGGGTGTTACTGCGAAAGAACTTCTGCAACACAAACGACGTGGCAAAAAAATTGTTAAGGTGACAGTGGCACGCGTCACGCGCGGATTGAGTCAGGAGAATTGCTACCGCGGCTTTGGAACCGATCAAGACGAAATACTCCAGGGTCTGGCAACATTTAGCGTGTTGCAATCAGATGTTTTGCAACACCTATGTTGCATTAAGATGTACACTGCGGTCCGATGGGACTTTTATATGACGGTTGCACAAGTGGCGGAACACTACACGTGATCGGCCTGCTGATTCCAATCATTTCCCTTGTACTGTTTATTTGAATGAAAGAAATACGTAGCAGAGTCCTGATGTTTCCCTCAACAAATGTATGTTTATTTTAGTAATTAATACTAGTATTGAAGTAATGCTTGTTGTCACGCGCGGAAAAAGCAGGAAAAGCAAAGCATAGGTCTCGGGTTCGAAGCCCCCCTCAGCTCTaaattttctactccctctgttcacttttgtaagtcgtttcagacaactcaaaataggctgttttgcacattgtctgaaatgtcttcaaggtcttacaaaagtgaacagagggagtatttctttCTTCATCTCTGTAATAGTAGTTGATAGAATATTTCCTACCTCATCAACGTACATGCAGTCTTTAGGTCTGCTGGTTATCATGCGCGTGCCCCTTGCACTATCTCTCAGGTTCGAGTCTTCCCGTACCAGATTTTTATTTCCCTGTATCTCTTTCTCGGCCCCACCGACAAGCAGGTCCCCcgcaaacagagagagagagagctgcagTTAACAGGCAGTTAAACGGTGTGCCGTCAGATTTAACAGAAATGTGGCAAAATGTTCTGTTAAGCAAGTTGAAGACTACTTTTATGGGTTTTTTTTTAAGTTTTTGTATGATTTTGTTCCCACCACTACAAGTTTATATACTAATAGTGGTATTAACTCTTTTTTTAGATGCACCTCGGTTGTTTTCCTTTCCATGTTGTCTTTCTTTCACCGAACCAGTAGTCTCCAGGAGGCattctgttctctctctctctNNNNNNNNNNNNNNNNNNNNNNNNNNNNNNNNNNNNNNNNNNNNNNNNNNNNNNNNNNNNNNNNNNNNNNNNNNNNNNNNNNNNNNNNNNNNNNNNNNNNNNNNNNNNNNNNNNNNNNNNNNNNNNNNNNNNNNNNNNNNNNNNNNNNNNNNNNNNNNNNNNNNNNNNNNNNNNNNNNNNNNNNNNNNNNNNNNNNNNNNNNNNNNNNNNNNNNNNNNNNNNNNNNNNNNNNNNNNNNNNNNNNNNNNNNNNNNNNNNNNNNNNNNNNNNNNNNNNNNNNNNNNNNNNNNNNNNNNNNGAATGAGTGCTTTTTTCGTGGATATAGATTTCCCTGATATGAGATGTTTAGATAGGTTTTCTTGTCCATTGTTTCGGACTCCTCGGTGGTATGATGATGATACACATTAAAGTATTCTCTAGTGGTGCGTCGTTGGTGGTGGCGGTGCGTCGGTCCGACGAGTAAGGGCTCTTTGAGCCTCTTCATCTCGATGACGTGGCCTGCATCGGCTTCCACATATTTTCCTTTCACTCGTTCTGGCCACGGGTCAGTGAGATTATGGTTGGCAGGGTTCGTTGCCGCAACGGGGACAACTAATTCCCGTTTGTTCCACTGGCCTCATCTTCGTCATGTTAGTGCGGCCTCCGGCTCCAACACGTGTCTTAGTGGCACTTTCGCCATCACTATTCTCTAAAAGATATGGGGCTCGCGAAATGCTACCATCTTCAGGAATGATCTTCACCCATCCTCCGTCACCATTAGAACATTGTATTTGATTTTACTCTTCGGTGCTTTAGATTCTCCAAGCCTACACAAAAGGTTGTTGTTCTGTCTTGGTGGCAATACCCATGCGTTGCGCTCAACGCATCTCTGtaaggctggtcataatggggagtaacttatactagtgtcatgcatatgacactagtctaagttactacctccataatgcaaagtaacataatagtagtgttATAGACGagttcatttattagcttgtagactcatcttttttcgggaagcgctatgttacagtaacatattatattactctaaacatctctctcctcattaactacatgccacataagtaAAAATTTCTTGAATTGCGTTATGTTACTacttaagttactcccactatgactagcctaacaaTTTGCCGTGATGGCTCCTTGGGTAATGCATACAGGTAAGGACCCCCCCTGCGTTGACTGTTCAAAAAAAGAGGTATTGATGACTTTCCGTCTGCGGTAAACAATGACATGCTAGCTTCAGCGTCACAATGTTGGCATGCGCGAAGGGATTAAATGGTCGACCCCTTAAGATCTCCATTTATATTTTATATAAAAAAGGATCTCCATTTTTTTCTATAGTTTTAGGGGTATTTGTAAAGCTGGTTTGATTAATAGAGCGAGAT is from Triticum aestivum cultivar Chinese Spring chromosome 3A, IWGSC CS RefSeq v2.1, whole genome shotgun sequence and encodes:
- the LOC123057968 gene encoding bidirectional sugar transporter SWEET4; its protein translation is METDGGGDTITRVVGWVFLFLGSLATGFLFYSPFNTIQAIKEAGDIGQQKADLYLAVLLNCLVWLLYGFVTDKDAWLVILINGVGVCFQLYYLYVFIRASIDRFTISCTVLLLLLIVASAAGIIFQTFPTNAERKTVLGRVGIVTGCIMYLGSARQLWAAICDNNVLEVMVLRVMLAALANGIFWTIYTGIIQDLYMGFPNWVGIGSAAIQLGVYAWFYDRRYRQGAAALDGRDE